A window from Candidatus Nitrospira neomarina encodes these proteins:
- a CDS encoding chemotaxis protein CheA, with amino-acid sequence MNDEMKEILNDFLAESSEMLEALDQHFVKLETEPSNTELLNEIFRCMHSMKGSAGFLGFTHLVEVAHQAESLLNKLRQGEMTVSPFIIDIILEAVDAVKMLQTDIRETGGDSHVETQGIVNKLALTMDSADDLMLTVSPPKKAGIETISVAHSSPPAEMTASSMAEPPDTSSLASPYEEPSLEGPVEVEGVPEPAAVSEGPVGLSDVLHKMKEATTRTVQAASAPGSKLSGGKEEDQTVRVETKRLDHVMNLVGELVLNRNRLMKLGNGLEEQDEINPALRELNMTLAQLNLVTSDLQLAVMKTRMVPIRKVFSRFPRLVRDLAGKLGKQVRLELVGEDTEVDKSVADELSDPLVHLVRNSMDHGLETAADRKQHGKSPEGYVRLSAQQEGNSIVIRIEDNGRGLQIEKIAAKALEKGLVAQSELDSMSPREIMNLIFLPGFSTADQVSDVSGRGVGMDVVRTNISRMNGSLELDSDPGQGSRVTIKLPLTVAIIQALMVEVECATFAIPLASVVEAVKVTKDEIKSVNRQAVLNLRERILPLLDLGETFHIPRDRTDEECYVVVVKIGEQQFGVVVNRLRAQEEVVIKSLGEFLANVKCVAGATITGDGKVVLILDMADLVREVQASTYTGMR; translated from the coding sequence ATGAATGACGAAATGAAAGAAATCCTCAACGACTTTTTGGCGGAAAGTTCTGAAATGCTGGAAGCCCTGGACCAACATTTCGTAAAGTTGGAAACGGAGCCATCCAACACCGAACTGCTAAACGAGATTTTCCGGTGTATGCACAGTATGAAAGGATCCGCCGGCTTTTTGGGGTTTACCCATTTGGTGGAAGTGGCGCATCAAGCTGAGAGTTTGTTGAACAAGTTGCGACAGGGTGAGATGACGGTTTCTCCGTTCATAATCGATATCATTTTGGAAGCTGTGGATGCCGTGAAAATGCTCCAAACCGATATTCGGGAAACCGGAGGAGATTCTCATGTCGAGACCCAGGGCATTGTGAATAAATTGGCGCTAACCATGGATAGCGCCGACGATCTGATGCTGACTGTCTCTCCTCCCAAAAAGGCAGGGATTGAGACGATTTCTGTCGCTCACTCTTCGCCTCCTGCAGAGATGACGGCGTCTTCTATGGCTGAGCCCCCTGATACCTCTTCCTTGGCTTCTCCTTATGAGGAGCCGTCCCTTGAAGGACCGGTAGAGGTTGAAGGGGTACCGGAGCCTGCGGCCGTTTCTGAGGGTCCCGTTGGATTGTCGGATGTATTACATAAAATGAAAGAAGCGACGACCCGAACCGTCCAGGCCGCTAGTGCTCCGGGTTCCAAGCTATCAGGGGGTAAAGAAGAAGATCAGACGGTTCGAGTTGAAACCAAACGCTTAGATCATGTCATGAATCTGGTGGGCGAATTGGTGTTGAACCGCAACCGTCTTATGAAACTGGGGAATGGCCTGGAAGAGCAAGATGAGATCAATCCGGCTCTCCGGGAATTAAATATGACGTTGGCGCAACTCAATCTGGTGACCTCCGATTTGCAATTGGCGGTGATGAAAACACGTATGGTTCCTATTCGTAAGGTGTTTTCACGATTCCCCCGGTTGGTCCGGGATTTGGCCGGTAAGCTAGGGAAGCAAGTGCGATTGGAATTAGTGGGAGAAGATACCGAAGTCGATAAGTCCGTAGCCGACGAGTTAAGTGATCCATTGGTCCATTTGGTGAGAAATTCGATGGACCATGGCTTGGAAACGGCAGCCGACCGGAAACAACACGGGAAAAGCCCTGAAGGGTATGTGCGATTGTCGGCCCAGCAGGAAGGTAACAGTATTGTCATTCGGATTGAGGATAATGGTCGCGGATTACAAATTGAGAAAATTGCCGCAAAAGCCCTCGAAAAAGGTCTGGTGGCTCAATCCGAACTGGATTCCATGAGTCCCCGGGAAATCATGAATTTAATTTTTCTTCCAGGATTTAGTACGGCGGATCAAGTCAGTGATGTGTCAGGCCGTGGCGTGGGCATGGATGTGGTGCGAACCAATATCAGCCGAATGAATGGGAGTTTGGAGTTAGATTCCGATCCGGGTCAAGGGAGTCGCGTGACGATCAAGCTGCCGCTGACCGTGGCGATTATTCAAGCCCTCATGGTTGAGGTGGAATGTGCCACATTTGCTATCCCGCTGGCTTCCGTGGTTGAGGCCGTCAAGGTCACCAAAGATGAAATTAAAAGTGTCAATCGACAGGCGGTGTTGAACCTCCGTGAACGCATTCTACCGCTGCTGGATCTTGGTGAAACCTTTCATATTCCTCGGGACCGGACTGATGAGGAATGCTATGTAGTAGTCGTCAAGATCGGGGAACAACAGTTTGGAGTTGTGGTGAATCGATTGCGGGCACAAGAGGAGGTCGTGATTAAATCGTTGGGGGAATTTTTGGCAAACGTGAAGTGCGTGGCGGGAGCTACCATTACCGGGGATGGCAAAGTGGTGTTGATTCTGGATATGGCCGATTTAGTGCGGGAAGTGCAGGCGTCAACGTATACCGGTATGCGCTAA
- a CDS encoding chemotaxis protein: MAKWMAEIDQRTGLAGANKMELLMFHFGTSETYGINVFKIREVMKLPPVVKIPDSDPRILGLVNLRGENIALVDLKQAIGLGPLDPVGAKLIIAEYNDNKQGFLVAGVDRIIRMSWERIQIPPPMVQSSRQGAVTAITKLEDGRMVLILDVEKVLAELHPRSEEEVFVGIEPHEELAGKRVLVADDSLVARKQITKTLERLGMKYEETQTGREALTRLRQYAELSVKTERTIFDFVVGVITDIEMPEMDGFSLTKAIREDPRLQGLPILMHSSLSGQCNVDKGKALGVTDYVTKFHPTDLRDKLVEHLGTP, encoded by the coding sequence ATGGCAAAATGGATGGCCGAAATTGACCAACGTACCGGACTTGCCGGTGCCAATAAGATGGAACTATTAATGTTTCATTTTGGGACGAGTGAAACCTACGGAATAAATGTGTTTAAGATTCGAGAAGTCATGAAGCTCCCACCCGTGGTGAAAATTCCCGATTCCGATCCTCGAATTCTGGGCCTGGTGAATCTTCGTGGAGAAAATATTGCCTTAGTGGATTTGAAGCAGGCGATTGGACTTGGACCGTTGGATCCTGTTGGTGCGAAGTTGATCATTGCGGAGTATAACGATAACAAACAAGGATTTTTGGTCGCGGGTGTTGATCGGATCATCCGTATGTCGTGGGAACGTATTCAAATACCTCCGCCGATGGTCCAATCGAGCCGGCAGGGGGCAGTCACGGCTATTACCAAATTAGAAGATGGCCGTATGGTGTTAATTTTGGATGTGGAAAAGGTCTTGGCCGAACTGCATCCACGAAGTGAGGAAGAAGTTTTCGTTGGCATTGAACCGCACGAGGAATTAGCCGGGAAACGTGTCTTAGTTGCCGATGACTCGCTTGTGGCCAGAAAGCAAATTACCAAAACGTTAGAACGATTGGGAATGAAATACGAAGAAACACAAACGGGAAGAGAGGCGCTCACCCGTTTACGACAGTATGCGGAGTTGAGTGTCAAAACGGAGCGAACCATTTTTGATTTTGTCGTGGGTGTGATTACCGATATCGAAATGCCGGAAATGGATGGGTTTTCCCTGACGAAGGCTATCCGTGAAGATCCCCGATTACAGGGTCTTCCGATTTTGATGCATTCTTCTTTGTCCGGCCAGTGCAATGTGGATAAGGGCAAGGCTTTGGGTGTGACAGATTATGTGACCAAATTTCATCCAACGGACCTTCGTGACAAATTGGTTGAACATCTTGGAACGCCGTAG
- a CDS encoding chemotaxis response regulator CheY, whose product MIDTGMKVLVVDDMSTMRRIVKNVLRQIGYSDIVEAENGQDALTKLKAGGFGLVVSDWNMPVMQGIELLRAVRADAELKTLPFLMVTAEAQKENLIEAVQAGVSNYVVKPFTAEVLQGKLEKIFGNVQPAKTS is encoded by the coding sequence ATGATTGATACCGGGATGAAAGTGTTGGTGGTAGACGATATGTCTACTATGCGTCGAATTGTGAAAAACGTGTTACGTCAAATCGGCTATTCGGACATCGTGGAAGCTGAAAACGGGCAGGACGCCTTGACGAAATTGAAGGCCGGCGGATTTGGGTTGGTGGTGTCGGATTGGAATATGCCCGTGATGCAGGGTATTGAGCTCTTGCGGGCAGTTCGTGCCGATGCAGAATTGAAAACGCTCCCGTTTTTGATGGTCACGGCTGAAGCGCAAAAAGAAAATTTGATAGAGGCCGTTCAAGCCGGGGTCAGCAACTATGTCGTCAAGCCGTTTACCGCAGAAGTTTTACAAGGAAAATTGGAAAAAATATTTGGCAATGTTCAGCCGGCAAAAACGTCATAA
- a CDS encoding protein phosphatase CheZ has translation MLVDRMIEADVPGDEELSEEGLDEKRSIKAEMEELAKYVEVITQTIREMESPVTSTSDQLPQATSHLHDLAKMTEDGTHKVLSLTEELERNREAVQHHLEQLRANVAGRAAKDLDAILVLVKADEGRLLNIHVALSFQDLVAQRVAKLVTILNEIQHKLLKLVVIFGIQQKKGEAGSSSEGRGYEMLRQLESSKTTALQQDLVDSIMSEYGMS, from the coding sequence ATGCTCGTGGATCGGATGATTGAGGCCGATGTGCCAGGCGATGAAGAGCTATCCGAAGAGGGCCTGGATGAGAAGCGTTCGATTAAAGCGGAAATGGAGGAGTTGGCCAAGTATGTTGAAGTGATTACCCAAACAATCCGGGAAATGGAATCTCCGGTGACATCCACTTCCGATCAACTTCCTCAAGCCACATCACATTTACATGATCTTGCCAAGATGACGGAAGACGGAACGCATAAGGTTCTCAGCTTGACAGAGGAACTGGAACGAAATCGGGAGGCCGTTCAACATCATTTGGAGCAATTACGGGCTAATGTGGCGGGGAGAGCGGCTAAGGATCTTGATGCAATTTTAGTTTTGGTGAAGGCGGATGAAGGACGATTGTTGAATATTCATGTGGCACTATCTTTCCAGGATCTCGTGGCCCAACGCGTGGCCAAGCTTGTGACGATTTTAAACGAAATCCAACATAAATTATTAAAGTTGGTGGTCATTTTTGGAATCCAGCAAAAAAAGGGTGAAGCAGGTTCATCGAGTGAAGGACGGGGGTACGAAATGCTGCGCCAGTTGGAATCATCCAAAACCACTGCCCTTCAACAAGATCTGGTGGATAGCATCATGTCCGAATACGGAATGTCCTAA